A stretch of Acidovorax sp. RAC01 DNA encodes these proteins:
- a CDS encoding isovaleryl-CoA dehydrogenase: protein MSIPTNLPGLNFQLGEDIDALRDAVRDFAQAEIAPRAAEIDRSDQFPMDLWVKMGDLGVLGITVPEASGGAGMGYLAHMVAMEEISRASASVGLSYGAHSNLCVNQINRNGNEAQKAKYLPKLISGEHVGALAMSEPGAGSDVISMKLKAEWKEPSASGGGYFLLNGSKMWITNGPDADTLVVYAKTEPELGARGVTAFLIEKGMKGFSIAQKLDKLGMRGSHTGELVFHDVEVPAENVLGGLNQGAKVLMSGLDYERAVLTGGPLGIMQSVMDNVIPYIHDRKQFGQSIGEFQLIQGKVADMYTVLQAGRSFAYTVAKNLDMLGTDHVRQVRKDCASVILWCAEKATWMAGEGVQIFGGNGYINEYPLGRLWRDAKLYEIGAGTSEIRRMLIGRELFAETC, encoded by the coding sequence ATGAGCATTCCGACAAACCTTCCTGGTCTGAACTTCCAACTCGGCGAAGACATCGACGCACTGCGCGATGCCGTCCGGGACTTCGCACAGGCAGAGATCGCCCCTCGCGCGGCAGAGATTGATCGCAGCGACCAGTTTCCAATGGACCTGTGGGTCAAGATGGGTGACCTCGGCGTGCTGGGCATCACCGTGCCTGAAGCCTCTGGCGGCGCGGGCATGGGCTATCTCGCCCACATGGTGGCGATGGAAGAAATCTCCCGTGCCAGCGCATCGGTGGGCCTGTCCTACGGCGCCCACAGCAACTTGTGCGTCAATCAGATCAACCGCAACGGCAACGAGGCACAGAAGGCCAAGTACCTGCCCAAGCTCATCAGCGGCGAACACGTGGGCGCGCTGGCCATGAGCGAGCCGGGCGCAGGCTCGGACGTGATCAGCATGAAGCTCAAGGCCGAGTGGAAAGAGCCAAGTGCCTCGGGGGGCGGCTACTTCCTGCTCAACGGGAGCAAGATGTGGATCACCAACGGCCCGGACGCCGACACCCTGGTGGTGTATGCCAAGACCGAGCCTGAACTGGGCGCGCGCGGTGTGACGGCCTTCCTGATCGAAAAGGGAATGAAGGGCTTCTCCATTGCCCAGAAGCTCGACAAGCTGGGCATGCGCGGCAGCCACACCGGTGAGCTGGTGTTCCACGACGTCGAAGTGCCTGCAGAGAACGTGCTCGGCGGCCTGAATCAGGGCGCCAAAGTGCTGATGAGCGGGCTCGACTACGAGCGTGCCGTGCTCACCGGCGGGCCGCTGGGCATCATGCAGTCCGTCATGGACAACGTGATCCCTTACATTCATGACCGCAAACAGTTCGGCCAGAGCATTGGCGAATTCCAGCTCATCCAGGGCAAGGTGGCTGACATGTACACCGTGCTGCAGGCCGGGCGGTCGTTCGCCTACACAGTCGCCAAAAACCTCGACATGCTGGGCACGGACCATGTGCGCCAGGTCCGCAAGGACTGCGCCAGCGTGATCCTCTGGTGCGCCGAGAAAGCGACCTGGATGGCAGGCGAGGGCGTGCAGATCTTTGGTGGCAATGGCTATATCAATGAGTACCCGCTGGGCCGCCTCTGGCGCGATGCCAAGCTGTACGAGATTGGCGCTGGTACCAGCGAGATCCGCCGCATGCTGATTGGCCGCGAACTGTTTGCTGAAACCTGCTGA
- a CDS encoding acetyl-CoA C-acyltransferase has translation MSTPQQDPIVIVGAARTPMGSLQGDFSSLAAHDLGGAAIKAAIERAGVSPDAVGEVLFGNCLMAGQGQAPARQAAFKGGLPKGAGAVTLSKMCGSGMKAAMMAHDMLLAGTHDVMVAGGMESMTNAPYLLQKGRGGYRLGHDRIFDHMMLDGLEDAYEAGRSMGTFGEDCAAKYQFTREQQDAFATASVQRAKAATESGAFAAEIVPVTVKTRAGETVVSVDEGPGKVKLEKIASLKPAFKKDGTITAASSSSINDGAAALVLMRASTAAKLGCKPLARIVSHATHAQEPEWFATAPLGATQKALAKAGWQVGDVQLWEINEAFAVVPMALMKELDLPHDKVNVNGGACALGHPIGASGARIMVTLIHALKARGLTRGLATLCIGGGEATAVALEIL, from the coding sequence ATGTCCACACCACAACAAGACCCCATCGTCATCGTCGGCGCAGCCCGTACCCCCATGGGTTCGCTGCAGGGCGATTTTTCCAGCCTGGCCGCGCACGACCTGGGCGGCGCCGCCATCAAGGCCGCCATCGAGCGCGCCGGCGTGTCGCCCGACGCTGTGGGTGAAGTGCTGTTTGGCAACTGCCTGATGGCGGGGCAGGGCCAGGCGCCCGCGCGCCAGGCAGCCTTCAAGGGTGGGCTGCCCAAGGGCGCGGGCGCCGTCACGCTCAGCAAGATGTGCGGCTCGGGCATGAAGGCCGCCATGATGGCGCACGACATGCTGCTGGCCGGCACGCACGATGTGATGGTGGCAGGCGGTATGGAAAGCATGACCAACGCTCCCTACCTGCTGCAAAAAGGCCGTGGCGGCTACCGCCTGGGCCACGACCGCATCTTCGACCACATGATGCTCGACGGTCTGGAAGATGCATACGAAGCCGGCCGCAGCATGGGCACCTTTGGTGAGGATTGCGCCGCCAAGTACCAGTTCACCCGTGAGCAGCAGGATGCATTTGCCACCGCCAGCGTGCAGCGCGCCAAGGCCGCCACCGAGTCCGGTGCGTTTGCGGCCGAGATCGTGCCCGTGACCGTCAAGACCCGCGCGGGCGAAACCGTGGTGTCGGTGGACGAAGGCCCGGGCAAGGTCAAGCTCGAAAAGATCGCCTCCCTCAAGCCCGCCTTCAAGAAGGACGGCACCATCACCGCCGCCTCCAGCTCCAGCATCAACGACGGCGCCGCCGCGCTGGTGCTGATGCGCGCGTCCACGGCCGCGAAGCTGGGCTGCAAGCCGTTGGCCCGCATCGTGAGCCACGCCACCCATGCGCAAGAGCCCGAATGGTTTGCCACCGCCCCCCTGGGTGCCACGCAGAAGGCGCTGGCCAAGGCCGGCTGGCAGGTGGGCGACGTGCAGCTGTGGGAGATCAACGAGGCCTTTGCCGTGGTGCCGATGGCGCTGATGAAAGAGCTGGACCTGCCCCACGACAAGGTCAACGTGAACGGCGGCGCCTGCGCGCTGGGACACCCGATTGGCGCCAGCGGCGCCCGCATCATGGTCACGCTGATCCACGCACTCAAGGCGCGCGGCCTGACCAGGGGCCTGGCCACGCTGTGCATCGGCGGCGGCGAGGCCACTGCTGTGGCACTGGAAATTCTCTGA
- the aceK gene encoding bifunctional isocitrate dehydrogenase kinase/phosphatase produces the protein MFPQRLDAPEAYAIAKAMMDGFNRHYRLFRTESARAKHRFETADWHGQQRAQRERIEFYDLRVKECVRRLEKEFGAGTQPMDVWHQVKLHYIGLLVNHRQPELAETFFNSVTTKILHRTHFHNDFIFVRPAVSTEYIENEELAARPTYRAYYPARDGLQDTLQTILENFELQRPFANLLRDAALVLAALRQRLDGTRLRTNFQVQVLTSLFFRNKGAYVVGKIINGYAELPFALPILHGDDGLLYIDAALFGEDDLQMLFSFARAYFMVDMEIPSAYVQFLRSLMPRKPRAEIYNALGLAKQGKTLFYRDFLYHLRHSSDRFRIAPGIKGMVMLVFDLPSFPFVFKLIKDHFPHQKETTREQVQGKYLLVKQHDRVGRMADTLEYSEVAFPRDRFDDALIAEIEKFAPSQLEISDRDGDGQTEVIIKHLYIERRMIPLNLYLQEAFDAGLADPRAHRQMERSVIEYGNAIKDLVAANIFPGDMLWKNFGITRNGKVVFYDYDEIEYLTDCHFRRVPTPRNEEEEMSGEVWYSVGPRDVFPETFGPFLLGNDAVREVFMQHHADLLDPAFWQSHKERILAGQMLDVFPYDADRRFPRDHPS, from the coding sequence ATGTTTCCGCAACGGCTGGACGCACCCGAGGCCTACGCCATCGCCAAGGCGATGATGGACGGCTTCAACCGGCACTACCGGCTGTTTCGCACCGAGTCCGCGCGCGCCAAGCACCGCTTTGAGACGGCTGACTGGCACGGGCAGCAGCGGGCCCAGCGCGAGCGCATCGAGTTCTACGACCTGCGTGTGAAGGAATGTGTGCGCCGCCTCGAAAAAGAATTCGGCGCCGGCACGCAGCCCATGGACGTGTGGCACCAGGTCAAGCTTCACTACATCGGCCTGCTGGTCAACCACCGGCAACCCGAGCTGGCCGAGACGTTCTTCAACTCGGTCACCACCAAGATCCTGCACCGCACGCACTTCCACAACGATTTCATCTTTGTGCGGCCAGCCGTCAGCACCGAATACATCGAAAACGAGGAGCTTGCCGCGCGCCCCACCTACCGCGCCTACTACCCGGCCAGGGATGGCCTGCAAGACACGCTGCAGACCATCCTCGAAAACTTCGAGCTGCAGCGGCCGTTTGCCAATCTGCTGCGCGATGCTGCGCTGGTCCTCGCCGCACTGCGCCAGCGGCTGGATGGCACCCGACTGCGCACCAACTTCCAGGTGCAGGTGCTCACCAGCCTGTTTTTTCGCAACAAGGGTGCGTACGTGGTGGGCAAGATCATCAACGGCTATGCCGAGCTGCCATTTGCGCTGCCCATCCTGCATGGCGACGATGGCCTGCTGTACATCGATGCAGCCCTGTTCGGCGAAGACGACCTGCAGATGCTGTTCAGCTTTGCGCGGGCGTACTTCATGGTCGACATGGAGATCCCCAGCGCCTACGTTCAGTTCTTGCGCAGCCTCATGCCACGCAAGCCGCGCGCCGAGATCTACAACGCCCTGGGCCTTGCCAAGCAGGGCAAGACACTGTTCTACCGCGATTTCCTCTACCACTTGCGCCACTCCAGCGACCGGTTTCGCATCGCACCGGGCATCAAGGGCATGGTGATGCTGGTGTTTGACCTGCCGAGCTTTCCCTTTGTGTTCAAGCTCATCAAGGACCACTTCCCGCACCAGAAAGAAACCACACGCGAACAGGTCCAGGGCAAGTACCTGCTGGTCAAGCAGCACGACCGCGTGGGCCGTATGGCCGATACCCTGGAGTACAGCGAGGTCGCCTTCCCGCGCGACCGCTTTGACGACGCCCTGATCGCCGAGATCGAGAAATTCGCGCCCAGCCAGCTGGAGATCAGCGACCGCGATGGCGACGGCCAGACCGAAGTCATCATCAAGCACCTGTACATTGAACGGCGCATGATCCCGCTCAACCTGTACCTGCAGGAGGCGTTTGACGCCGGACTGGCCGACCCCAGGGCGCACCGCCAGATGGAGCGCAGCGTCATCGAATACGGCAACGCCATCAAGGACCTCGTGGCCGCCAACATCTTCCCCGGCGACATGCTCTGGAAAAACTTTGGCATCACCCGTAACGGCAAGGTCGTGTTCTACGACTACGACGAGATCGAGTACCTCACCGACTGCCACTTCCGCCGGGTGCCCACGCCGCGCAACGAGGAAGAAGAGATGAGCGGTGAGGTCTGGTACAGCGTGGGCCCGCGCGATGTGTTCCCCGAAACCTTCGGCCCGTTTCTGCTGGGCAACGATGCCGTGCGCGAGGTCTTCATGCAGCACCACGCCGATCTTCTCGACCCGGCGTTCTGGCAGTCGCACAAGGAGCGCATCCTGGCGGGCCAGATGCTCGATGTGTTTCCGTACGACGCCGACCGGCGCTTCCCGCGCGACCACCCTTCCTGA
- a CDS encoding acyl-CoA dehydrogenase family protein: protein MLLTQDQEMIRDAVRDFAQTELWPNAARWDKEHHFPLEAHQGLAALGAYGICVPEEFGGANLDYVTLALVLEEIAAGDGGTSTAISVTNCPVNAILLRYGNAQQKRDWLTPLARGEMLGAFCLTEPHVGSDASALRTTAVRQGDEYVINGVKQFITSGKNGDVAIVIAVTDKGAGKKGMSAFLVPTNTPGYVVARLEDKLGQHSSDTAQINFDNCRIPAENLIGAEGEGYKIALGALEGGRIGIAAQSVGMARSAFDAALAYSKDRQSFGTAIFNHQAVGFRLADCATQLEAARQLIWHAAALRDAGRPCLKEAAMAKLFASEIAEQVCSAAIQTLGGYGVVSDFPVERIYRDVRVCQIYEGTSDVQKIIIQRALA, encoded by the coding sequence ATGCTGCTGACCCAAGACCAGGAAATGATTCGCGACGCCGTGCGCGACTTTGCCCAGACCGAGCTGTGGCCGAACGCCGCGCGCTGGGACAAGGAGCACCACTTTCCCCTCGAGGCCCACCAGGGCCTGGCCGCCCTGGGCGCCTACGGCATCTGTGTGCCCGAAGAGTTCGGTGGCGCCAACCTTGATTACGTCACGCTGGCACTGGTGCTCGAAGAGATCGCGGCGGGCGACGGCGGCACCAGCACCGCCATCAGCGTGACCAACTGCCCGGTCAACGCCATCCTGCTGCGCTACGGCAACGCGCAGCAAAAGCGCGACTGGCTCACGCCGCTCGCGCGCGGCGAAATGCTGGGCGCCTTCTGCCTGACCGAGCCGCATGTAGGGTCCGACGCATCCGCACTGCGCACCACGGCCGTCAGGCAGGGCGACGAATACGTCATCAACGGCGTCAAGCAGTTCATCACCAGCGGCAAGAACGGCGATGTGGCCATCGTCATCGCCGTGACCGACAAGGGCGCAGGCAAGAAGGGCATGAGCGCCTTCCTGGTGCCCACGAACACGCCGGGCTACGTGGTGGCGCGGCTGGAAGACAAGCTCGGCCAGCACAGCAGCGACACGGCGCAGATCAACTTCGACAACTGCCGTATCCCGGCCGAGAACCTGATCGGTGCCGAAGGCGAGGGCTACAAGATCGCCCTGGGCGCACTCGAAGGCGGGCGCATCGGCATCGCCGCGCAAAGCGTGGGCATGGCGCGCAGCGCGTTCGATGCGGCGCTGGCGTATTCCAAAGACCGCCAGAGCTTCGGCACCGCCATCTTCAACCACCAGGCCGTGGGTTTCAGGCTGGCCGACTGCGCCACGCAGCTTGAAGCCGCGCGCCAGCTCATCTGGCACGCCGCCGCGCTGCGCGATGCAGGCCGCCCCTGCCTGAAGGAAGCCGCCATGGCCAAGCTGTTTGCCAGCGAGATCGCCGAGCAGGTCTGCAGCGCCGCCATCCAGACGCTGGGCGGCTATGGCGTGGTGAGCGACTTCCCGGTGGAGCGCATCTACCGCGACGTGCGCGTGTGCCAGATTTATGAAGGCACGAGCGACGTGCAGAAGATCATCATCCAGCGCGCGCTGGCTTGA
- the can gene encoding carbonate dehydratase: protein MSTSIEDLFVHNRTWAAQMERERPGFFTALLAQQTPRYMWIGCSDSRVPANQITGLEPGEVFVHRNVANVVVPTDLNCLSTIQYAVDQLQVEHLMVVGHYGCGGVLAALEGKRVGLADNWIRHVTDVRDRHRDLLASIDPQWRHDVLCELNAIEQVVNVAQTTVMLDAWGRGQKVTLHGWCYGLKDGLINNLHMSVDSTEGLDSLYRAAIAGVAAVRRQ, encoded by the coding sequence ATGTCCACATCGATCGAAGACCTGTTTGTTCACAACCGCACCTGGGCTGCCCAGATGGAACGTGAGCGCCCTGGCTTCTTTACGGCACTGTTGGCTCAGCAGACGCCGCGGTACATGTGGATCGGTTGCTCGGACAGCCGCGTGCCCGCCAACCAGATCACCGGCCTGGAGCCTGGCGAAGTGTTCGTGCACCGCAACGTCGCCAATGTGGTGGTGCCCACGGACCTGAACTGCCTGTCCACCATCCAGTACGCGGTGGACCAGCTCCAGGTTGAGCACCTGATGGTGGTGGGCCACTACGGCTGTGGCGGCGTGCTGGCGGCGCTGGAGGGAAAGCGCGTGGGCCTGGCCGACAACTGGATCCGCCACGTCACCGACGTGCGCGACCGCCACCGCGACCTGCTGGCGTCCATCGATCCGCAGTGGCGCCATGACGTGCTCTGTGAGCTCAACGCCATTGAACAGGTGGTCAACGTGGCGCAGACCACCGTGATGCTCGATGCCTGGGGCCGCGGGCAGAAGGTCACGCTGCATGGCTGGTGCTATGGGCTTAAAGACGGGCTCATCAACAACCTGCACATGAGTGTGGACAGCACCGAGGGCCTTGACTCGCTCTACCGCGCCGCCATTGCCGGGGTTGCCGCGGTTCGCCGCCAGTAG
- a CDS encoding MSMEG_1061 family FMN-dependent PPOX-type flavoprotein: MIETLAQLRTLYAAPTERAQRKQQPHLDAHCQRFIALSPFCVLASGGGSDGRGGGQGALPDASPRGGAPGFARTPDSHTVLLPDAGGNNRLDTLTNLLADPRIGMLFMIPGVDETLRVNGTARLRDEPAFTDIFAATGQRPRLVIEVCVAEAYLHCAKAFMRSRLWRTEAQVDRSVLPSMNQMIHDQQGLHTPPETAAAMAERYRAQLEQERQPGAAP; encoded by the coding sequence ATGATCGAAACCCTCGCCCAGTTGCGCACGCTCTACGCGGCCCCCACCGAGCGTGCGCAGCGCAAGCAGCAGCCGCATCTGGATGCGCACTGCCAGCGTTTCATCGCGCTGTCGCCTTTTTGCGTGCTGGCCAGCGGCGGGGGCAGTGACGGACGTGGTGGCGGGCAGGGCGCGTTGCCCGACGCATCGCCGCGCGGCGGTGCCCCCGGCTTTGCCCGCACCCCCGATTCGCATACCGTGCTGCTGCCCGATGCGGGCGGCAACAACCGGCTCGACACGCTGACCAACCTGCTGGCAGACCCGCGCATCGGCATGCTCTTCATGATCCCGGGCGTGGACGAAACGCTGCGCGTCAATGGCACGGCCCGCCTGCGCGACGAGCCCGCCTTCACCGACATTTTTGCCGCGACCGGCCAGCGCCCCCGCCTGGTGATTGAGGTGTGTGTGGCCGAGGCCTACCTGCACTGCGCCAAGGCTTTCATGCGTTCGCGCCTGTGGCGTACCGAGGCGCAGGTAGACCGCAGCGTGCTCCCGTCGATGAACCAGATGATCCATGACCAGCAGGGCCTGCACACCCCGCCCGAGACCGCAGCCGCCATGGCCGAGCGCTACCGCGCGCAGCTGGAGCAAGAGCGCCAGCCCGGGGCTGCACCCTGA
- a CDS encoding DUF695 domain-containing protein: protein MTSTAANTTAFWTAFAAQEPHWLDLSPGDWVEHANALLDTHVEGLGLELQTQPGQGGVDLIVTAHGSIDQFPLAAQWAAAAPQLPTYRVSALRPRSTEPDFPLGMEGFEMSTTDVLVALQQDGGQVALELRLTCAVPAGFEEHAQHMAFIMVDHVLGEYDFAVKVGAVDFVDEATHDRDATWTPLADLPPVFDAYWLHTLGRTGLFPQGDGAWDGLELQFDCAVDDDGNAVEEDEDGGDGEGAEPGAVMINTSANAVAMRADLACALTLDLAVPDAAALAAAQALHEQAATLLQLPQLGILVLTLVRAGRRQALYYVSDEKLARQTLAPLLLREEAESLEVKSRYDPAWTGYFEYAAYLM from the coding sequence ATGACATCTACCGCCGCCAACACCACCGCGTTCTGGACCGCCTTTGCCGCCCAGGAGCCACACTGGCTCGACCTCTCACCGGGCGACTGGGTGGAGCACGCCAATGCCCTGCTCGACACCCATGTGGAAGGCCTCGGCCTGGAGCTTCAGACGCAGCCCGGCCAGGGCGGTGTGGACCTGATCGTGACCGCGCATGGCAGCATCGACCAGTTTCCGCTGGCCGCGCAGTGGGCGGCTGCAGCCCCGCAGCTGCCGACCTACCGCGTGAGTGCCCTGCGGCCGCGCAGCACCGAGCCCGACTTTCCGCTGGGCATGGAGGGCTTCGAGATGTCGACCACCGATGTGCTGGTGGCCCTGCAGCAAGACGGTGGGCAGGTGGCACTGGAGCTGCGGCTGACCTGCGCCGTGCCAGCCGGTTTCGAGGAACATGCCCAGCACATGGCCTTCATCATGGTGGACCACGTGCTCGGTGAATACGACTTTGCCGTGAAGGTGGGCGCAGTGGACTTTGTGGACGAGGCCACCCACGACCGCGATGCCACCTGGACACCGCTGGCCGACCTGCCTCCCGTCTTCGACGCCTACTGGCTTCACACCCTGGGCCGCACCGGCCTGTTCCCGCAAGGCGACGGCGCCTGGGACGGGCTGGAGCTGCAGTTCGACTGCGCCGTGGATGACGACGGCAATGCCGTGGAGGAGGACGAAGACGGCGGCGATGGCGAAGGCGCAGAGCCCGGCGCCGTGATGATCAACACCAGCGCCAACGCCGTGGCCATGCGCGCCGACCTGGCCTGCGCCCTCACGCTCGACCTGGCCGTGCCCGACGCCGCAGCGCTGGCAGCAGCCCAGGCCCTGCACGAGCAGGCCGCCACGCTGCTGCAGCTGCCGCAACTGGGCATCCTGGTGCTCACGCTGGTGCGCGCGGGCCGCCGACAGGCCCTGTACTACGTCAGTGACGAAAAACTGGCGCGGCAGACCCTGGCGCCGCTGCTGCTGCGCGAAGAGGCCGAGTCGCTGGAGGTCAAGTCCCGCTACGACCCAGCCTGGACGGGGTACTTCGAATACGCTGCCTACCTGATGTGA
- the ppk2 gene encoding polyphosphate kinase 2 — protein MSARDTAPTTPTQTPNAASAVAPSPVQAATAAPRRQRSTAPRARRVEQGDTLPSLAAAALPRQARRVATDAAQGRQLAAVQDLLVRDGLADADRASALRTLIEGASEDDRAMLREALLGDGNSRAAAAGAGRPDDELAADWRDGGYPYKNLMRRATYESQKYQLQMELLKLQAWVKETGQRVVILFEGRDAAGKGGTIKRFMEHLNPRGARVVALEKPSDVERGQWYFQRYIQHLPTAGEIVMFDRSWYNRAGVERVMGFCTDAEYHEFMRQVPEFERHLVRSGVYVVKFWFSVSQAEQRRRFKERQVHPLKQWKLSPVDLASLDKWDDYTRAKEAMFFETDTADAPWTVIKSDCKKRARLSAMRYVLHKLPYANKSLKTIGKLDPLIVGRAHVVYERGERHGAIL, from the coding sequence ATGAGCGCACGAGACACCGCCCCTACCACCCCCACCCAAACCCCCAACGCGGCTTCTGCCGTGGCTCCCAGCCCTGTGCAAGCCGCAACGGCAGCCCCGCGCCGCCAGCGCAGCACGGCCCCGCGCGCGCGCCGCGTAGAGCAGGGCGACACCCTGCCTTCGCTGGCCGCTGCTGCGCTTCCGCGGCAGGCCCGGCGCGTTGCCACGGATGCGGCGCAGGGCCGGCAGCTGGCAGCGGTGCAAGACCTGCTGGTGCGCGATGGTCTGGCCGATGCCGACCGTGCGTCGGCGCTGCGCACGCTGATCGAAGGCGCATCGGAAGACGACCGAGCCATGCTGCGCGAGGCCTTGCTGGGCGACGGTAACAGCCGTGCGGCAGCCGCCGGGGCGGGCCGGCCCGACGACGAACTGGCTGCCGACTGGCGTGATGGCGGCTACCCCTACAAGAACCTCATGCGGCGCGCCACGTACGAGTCGCAAAAGTACCAGCTGCAGATGGAGCTGCTCAAGCTGCAGGCCTGGGTCAAGGAAACGGGCCAGCGCGTGGTGATCCTGTTCGAGGGGCGCGACGCTGCCGGCAAGGGCGGCACCATCAAGCGCTTCATGGAACACCTGAACCCCCGCGGCGCCCGTGTGGTGGCACTGGAAAAGCCCAGCGATGTCGAGCGCGGGCAGTGGTACTTTCAGCGCTACATCCAGCACCTGCCCACGGCCGGTGAGATCGTGATGTTTGACCGCAGCTGGTACAACCGCGCCGGCGTGGAGCGCGTGATGGGCTTTTGCACCGACGCCGAGTACCACGAGTTCATGCGCCAGGTGCCCGAGTTCGAGCGCCATCTGGTGCGCAGCGGCGTGTACGTCGTCAAGTTCTGGTTCTCGGTCAGCCAGGCCGAGCAGCGCCGCCGCTTCAAGGAGCGGCAGGTGCACCCCCTCAAGCAGTGGAAGCTCAGCCCCGTGGACTTGGCCTCGCTCGACAAGTGGGACGACTACACCCGCGCCAAGGAAGCGATGTTCTTTGAAACCGATACCGCCGACGCACCCTGGACGGTGATCAAGAGCGACTGCAAGAAGCGCGCACGCCTGAGCGCCATGCGCTACGTGCTGCACAAGCTGCCCTACGCCAACAAGTCGCTCAAGACCATCGGCAAGCTCGACCCGCTGATCGTGGGCCGCGCCCATGTGGTGTACGAGCGCGGTGAGCGGCATGGCGCCATCCTGTAG
- a CDS encoding SDR family oxidoreductase: MPKKLSILVIGASRGIGLELARQSLADGHRVIATVRHDAARETLQALGAEVLTLDVANPASISGLAWQLDGEKLDQAWYVAGVIRRPDALTPPTQQDFDAVMHTNVLGAMQALPQVAPLVADAGGVFAFLSSSMSQIASVPGSDAWLYRTSKAALNMAVAAAQHSYPGATLVTIDPGWVQTDMGGGSAPLTVQDSVRGLRSTVAGVTDADKGRLLHHDGRRAAHW; encoded by the coding sequence ATGCCCAAAAAGCTCTCCATACTCGTCATCGGCGCCTCCCGCGGCATCGGGCTGGAGCTGGCCCGCCAGAGTTTGGCCGACGGCCACCGCGTCATCGCCACCGTGCGCCACGATGCGGCGCGCGAAACGCTGCAGGCGCTGGGCGCCGAGGTGCTTACGCTCGACGTGGCCAACCCGGCCAGCATCAGCGGCCTGGCCTGGCAGCTTGATGGTGAAAAGCTCGACCAGGCCTGGTACGTGGCGGGCGTGATCCGCCGGCCCGATGCGCTCACCCCGCCCACGCAGCAGGACTTTGATGCCGTCATGCACACCAACGTGCTGGGCGCCATGCAGGCCCTGCCGCAGGTGGCCCCGCTGGTGGCCGATGCCGGTGGCGTGTTTGCATTCCTGTCATCGTCCATGTCGCAGATCGCCAGCGTGCCGGGCAGCGATGCATGGCTGTACCGCACCAGCAAGGCTGCGCTGAACATGGCGGTGGCCGCGGCCCAGCACAGCTACCCGGGCGCAACGCTCGTCACCATCGACCCCGGCTGGGTGCAGACCGACATGGGCGGCGGCAGTGCCCCGCTGACCGTGCAGGACAGCGTGCGCGGCCTGCGCAGCACCGTGGCCGGTGTCACCGATGCCGACAAGGGCCGCCTGCTGCACCACGACGGCCGCCGCGCTGCCCACTGGTGA
- a CDS encoding PaaI family thioesterase produces the protein MSLHRFEPHCPDFADRVRDSFARQGAMQTLDASLGLVAPGAVDIELPWAPGLTQQHGFLHAGMVATALDSACGYAGFSLMSADAAVLTIEFKINLLAPAKGDRFRMEGRVLKPGRTITVCEGRAFAIDGSQEKLIATMGCTLMAVTGRDSIQG, from the coding sequence GTGAGCCTGCATCGCTTTGAGCCGCATTGCCCCGACTTTGCTGACCGAGTGCGCGACAGTTTTGCGCGACAAGGAGCCATGCAGACCCTGGACGCATCGCTGGGCCTTGTGGCGCCAGGTGCCGTGGACATCGAACTGCCTTGGGCCCCCGGGTTGACCCAACAGCATGGATTTCTTCATGCCGGAATGGTCGCCACCGCGCTGGATTCGGCCTGCGGATATGCAGGTTTCAGCCTGATGTCGGCCGATGCAGCTGTCCTCACCATCGAGTTCAAGATCAATCTGCTGGCCCCAGCCAAAGGTGACCGATTTCGAATGGAGGGTCGGGTGCTGAAGCCCGGCCGCACCATCACCGTGTGCGAAGGGCGCGCCTTCGCCATCGACGGGAGCCAAGAAAAGCTGATTGCCACCATGGGGTGCACCCTCATGGCGGTCACCGGACGCGACAGCATCCAGGGCTGA
- a CDS encoding MerR family transcriptional regulator has translation MANTYTISDLAKEFDLTTRAIRFYEDMGLLQPERTGSTGRNRVYSARDRTRLRLTLRAKRLGLSLTEAKEIIDLYDSPRDTGVQLRKFLDVLVVHRKQLEEQMAELKANLEEVREHEDEARTLLAKVEKRN, from the coding sequence ATGGCCAACACTTACACCATCAGTGATCTCGCCAAAGAGTTCGACCTCACTACCCGGGCGATCCGTTTCTACGAAGACATGGGCCTGCTGCAGCCCGAGCGTACCGGTTCGACTGGACGCAATCGCGTGTACAGCGCACGCGACCGCACCCGGCTGCGCCTGACGCTGCGGGCAAAGCGCCTGGGCCTCTCACTCACGGAGGCCAAGGAAATCATCGATCTCTATGACAGCCCCCGTGATACAGGCGTTCAGCTGCGCAAATTCCTCGACGTGCTGGTGGTCCATCGCAAGCAGCTCGAAGAGCAGATGGCGGAATTGAAGGCCAACCTGGAAGAGGTGCGCGAGCACGAAGACGAGGCGCGGACGCTGCTGGCCAAGGTGGAAAAGCGAAACTGA